The segment CTAATGACGGAATGTGGAATGGCCGAATGAGGTCACCGGCAAAGCTTTCATTGAGTAGCAAAAAAGAAGTATTAATTTCCATCTGCACTATTGCCCCTCTACAGATATATTTTGCCAACATCAGGTAGACCACATTTGGATCTAGCCATGATAGAGATGGAAATCTTGGCAGCGACCCTCTCTTGACACTGATTCCATCTCAGAAGGCCCGAACAAGATAATGTAACTGGCATATGAGTTCATATAGAAGCTCAAAGTAGATCACAGCTGATACCTTGCAAATCTGCACCAAGTACAGGCTAAAACATGGATTCGTTGTTGTTGAGTAAAAAGTAATTGGATAATTTATGGTAAATTATTTTACTATATATAGAACCAATAATCAGTGAGACAGGGAAGGgtctgatgagatcacaccaTCCCTCCATCACAGAGGAGGTGAAAAAAATGATTTCCATCTGGACTGTAGTTGATAAAGACTCGGATCTTCAAGCCCTTCAAACCATCCAATAAACATGCCATTACAAATATCTATGATGAACAGTTGGGACTGTGACGAGAGTCACCGATTACTATTCACCAGAATTCAATCTTCAGCCAGAAAACCCTTCAACAGAAGTTACCGCTCGTCGGTAGTCACCGCTTGCCATAGAATTTTTATCAAGAACAGAAATAATTGATTTAGTCAGATGAAAATATTGAcatttgctatatatatatatatatatatatatatatatatatatatatatatatatatatatatatatatctgtgtgtgtgtgtagttaTGGTTGTATGAATTCTATTaggttatatttttttctctctccttatcCAGACAATAATCTCTACTGCTTTGATTGCTTGTATGTTTTGCTCAAGGAAAACTGGATAAGGAGAGACAAACACAGAACCTAATAGAGTTCACAGCAATTGTTTGAGATCGTAACTCAGACTAAGAATCCATTGAACACTCAAAATGGTAACGATTATCCATCTGTCTATCTGTGAATCTATCTCTGTGTTTTGCTCAAAAGATGCTTGATGAgcgagagaaaaaaatagagccTCTAAAAGAGTTCATACAACCATAGCAATTGTTTGAGACCGCAGCTCAGGCTGAGCATCCATTGAACACTTGAAATGGTAATGATGTATTTATTGCTATTCTCCTAGGACCTGCATCTACTAAGGCTCTGCTGGGTGTCCTCAAGCTATAAAACATGGATGAGGACTGAGCCGGGATCCTTCCTAGAAAATCAATCAGGCCAAACAACATAAATGAATTTGATAGCAATCACCAGTCATCCTGATTCGATTAAAAAGGACAGAATAAATTATAGATCAATGACGGTCGAAGTAGAGCACAATCAGCATCTCAGGTTCTATTCAAGCCCAATGGTGCAGCACTGTGACAAGAAACTGGAAGGGGGGACCGATAGATACTGCTGCTATTAGCTGGGTAGATGGAATTATATTAATGGCTTGCGGCAACAGTAGGAGACAGAAAAAGATGAATGGTAGGGTAGCAACAAAGGGAAATCTTCAAGCCAACCATTGAAACATAAATGAGTGCAAATAAAAACAATGAATTAGAGCAGCATGTTAAATTGACAACCACTGCAGTCCACCATCAGGGTCAGGGCCATGTTGACCTTGACCGACATGCTTTGAAAGATACCATCAGAATGCATCACCAAACAACTGGAGTGCATCGTACATAAGAACATTGCCAACCTCTTATACTGCTAAAACCAAGGGCCAGGGACGCTCGTTGAGCAATCAGCACTTTTCCCTTTGGCAGATGAAAAGTGATGCCCAACAGCCAGGCTCTTGTTGCAAGAACATTGCAAGTCGTTCAATAAGATGGTTCCAGTTGGCACACTTCCTATAGATAGAGAACAGATGGACGGAGAGGCTTATGGTGCGAAAGCAACCAGTATCAAATATCAAATACTGGTGGGACTTTCGGTCCTATAATTATAATCTAATGACAGGTTGTCTATCCCTACAGGACATGTAACAACCTATCCACAGGGCCCTGAAATTGTCTGTCCATGGAAAGAGGAACCTGGAACCCAGTACTTGATTAATCTCACTCGATGTTTCAGaaatgaaataagacatcatattCCCATGCAATGTACTTAGAAGGGAAAGAACACAGTGAATCAACCCTCACAAGCCTTTCATTCACACACAGAGTTTGCTGTTGAAGGAAACTCTCAAGCGATATCTAACAGTGAATTCTCTATTTCCTTATTGTTCTAAGAGAGGAATAAAACACCATGGCCTTCACTCAGTTTTAGCTATTTCAGTTTCCTATCTTCACGCCCTCCATCACCAAGTCCACTTAACATGTTTTCATATTGCAGCAAAATCATTAAAGAAACCCTTAGAGGATCACAATAAACACTTTGCAACAAAATCTGACAGTATCCACACATACAGCGACAATGGTCATAGAGCATCACAGATCTGCCAAGGACTGTAACACAACCGCATTAGCAAGACACTCTTTCTAAAAATGCATAAGCTATTCTAACGATCCATATACAATCACATGCGACTAACAAGTTCAAAGAACGGCATGCTGAAGTCTCCATTATCTAAATATGCAGCAGTAATTAAAGTCTACCATGCACAGGAACAATGTACCAAGATATAACAAACCCATATGGGTTCTGAGCACCATTGTTCCGGCAGCCGAAAGAGAGCAGGTAGTCTTTTACCAAATAACATACATAACCAACATAAAGGTTAACAGAGACGCTAAAGCTAAATAGGTTAGATCCAGATATCTATAAAATGGTGGAATTAAGAAGGGGTACCAGCAGCAGGTCCGTTCAGCATCTTGTTAACCTTCTTGAGGAGGCCCTGCATCTCACCCACTAAGTTATCCCTTGCCTCTGGCTTCAGCCCATCAGAAGACCCTGTTTCTTTTGCTGGGGTAGAAGAACCAGTCAGAGAATAGATCATCCTCTCAAGGCTCTTCCTTATGTAAGGAAGTGGAGGCTTTGGAACGGGAATAGGAGATGATGGTGGTGAGCTTATTGCAGGTAGATAACGGAGGCTGTAAGTAGCATATGGGGCCCCAAAAATTCCCGTCTTGTCTAAACTATTGAAGGCCTTTTCTGCTTCGGTGCTCTTGGCAAACACAACACGAGCACTGCCAGTCTCTTGCAGCAGCTCTGTCTCGGACTCAATCAAGACCCCATACTGGCTAAATGTGGAGACGAGCTCATCCCTGGATGGCAGAGTGATGCCTGGAGCAAATTTCATCTGAAGAGCTGCTGGATTCCCATAGATATTTCCAttcctcttcctccttttccGCCCATATTTACCTTCATTCGGACCGTTAATAACCTCACGGTCCAAATCTAGCACAGGCAAACTATTAGGTACATTTTTGCTTTTCCTCCCTCTCTGCCCAGACTTACCTTCTCGAGACCGACCGCCAAACTCGTGACTTGGTTCCACCGGAGATTTTCCATTAGCAACTTCCTTGCTCCTCACCATCTTCTGCCCCCCTACCTTAGCTGCTGCTTCTGATGAATTGGGAGGCTCGTCGCACAAATTCGGGATGGTTTCACCATTAGCACCATGCTTGCCTTTTCTGTATTTCCTCGCCGGTTTACTTCCCACCGGAACATCTAAAATCTGGGGTTTATTCAAATTAACCACAGCTTCAAAGTGAGTGCTCGTCTTTCTCTTCTTTCCCACCTTACCTTGCTCAGAGTGATTGGCTGAATCAGGACCCGGACCTCCACGAGCCCCATCCTTCTTTTGCTTCCTCTTCCCCTCAGATTTCCGCCAATCCACCACATCTTTATTCGCAGTTTTTCCATTTATCCTACAAGATTCAGCCTGGTGTTTTTGGTAAGCCGCAAACTCGGAGCCATTAGAGTACATCGAGCTTCTGTATGTGGCAAAGAAGCCCCTGATTGTCTTGGCCAAACGATTCCATTTCAGGTGAAGCGGATTAACTGCTGTGCAGAGGAACTCTGCAAGAATCTCATGCGCCGAAGTGCTGTCGACTTTGATCGGAGAACTCATCCCATCCTCTTCCACTTCCTTCTGAACCGTGTCACTGCCGCATCTCAAAATCGTTGGGGACTCAGGTGGCAAAGCCCTAGAGGAATCAATACTCATCCTTGGCGTCTTCGTCTCTGCACTCCTCGGTGAGGCCAAATACTTTGTATTCCCGCTCAAGTAAGTGTAGGGAGGTGACAAATACTTGCTCTTCTTCCGCTCCCGTCTTCCCAAACTGCTCTCTTCGTCAGCCTTAACACCACTATGTTCCATCTTTGAACctttctccttctcattcttcttCTTGTGCTTCCCCAGCTCGACTTTCTCCTTCACCTTGTCCTCTTCGCCATCACTGACCTCAACAGCATCCAAATCCATCTCCGCGATGAGCTTCGCCATGCTTCTCTTCTTCCTGCTCCTGAACGATTTCTCAGCTGATATCTTCGGCGCTTTCACGGCACAGCTCCCCGTGGTCCAATACTCCTCCTCGTCCTCCTCCTTGCCGTCAGTCAGATCCCCTGGTGGGACATCAAGATCAATCTTGTCCACCAGCTCCATAATCCCCCGGCGCCGGTAGTACCCAGCCATACCATGGCTCCATCCCTTCCCGAATGCCATGATCCAACTCTTCAGCATCACGCCTTCCAGCATATCAACCACCGAAACATCACGAGCTGCATGACGAAGATGCTCGAGGAACTCCAAAGGCGCGAAATTTACTACCGGAGCCCTCCCCACCTGGCCTCTGGCACTCGCCGGCCGGGCCTCCGGGGGCATGCAGTGGCAAGTAAGCTCGAGCTCGAGGCACCGCCCGATCTCCCCCAGGGCGTCCTCCACGGCGCCGACGAAACTCTTGGAGCTGCTCTGCTTCACCATCCGGTGGAACTCCGGCACCAAGGGCCTCAGTTGCGCAGGTTGGCGCCATGCGACCGTGTCGTCCCCGAAATACGACACGAGAACCGACCGGTCCCTCCGGTGGACCGTCTTGGCATGATCCGAAGCTCGGGAGGGGTCGTACACCTGCCCCGGCCACCATGGATGGCTCTTGATCTTCCCCCACACGAAATCACCGACGGCGAAGGAGTGCCGCTCCACCTCCTCCTCGGCCTCGCCGGCCTTCAGCGGAAACCCCATCCCTAGGGTTTTAGCTTCAGCTCCCGGCACCGGAGCTAGGGCTTCTCCCGCCGGCAGTTTCGAAACCCTAGGTCCCACGAGCTCCCCTAGGTTCTGCGATTCGGGGGGCTTCTTGGCGGAATCCTCGGCTAGGGTTTCAGTAGACCCTAGGGTTTCCATattgggaatttttttttttttgggtgagcaAGGACTAACAGAACAAAACAGGCAATGTAGGGAGAGCTCAACGGCGGACTTCGGGTGAGAGAAGAGTCAGGGACATGGGGTCAAAGTAAAACGGGAGGACGGGGAAGAGGGGGCGGAGGTAAAACACTGCCTGGAGACGAGGGGTTATTTGGAATATTCTTCGCAACTAGCGGAGCAAGCGAGCGAGAGAGTGAAAAATATCAGCGGAGGGTCCACAGGGTGGAGGGCAGGGTTGCGACAACGTTGCGTCGGACGGATGGCCATAATGCCGTTGCCTCCACATTGGCACCAGGGCATAGCCCCGTTCAGAAATACGGGTTTGGACAGCACTCAGCTTGTCAAGCTAGTCATCTATTGCCACGTCCGCAGATGGAGGTCCGACCCTAAAATATCTTGGTGATGTTCGGGCTTCTGCATTACTTCACTTTTCGGTATCCGACAGCTGATCCCATCTTGATCGTACGGATCGACAGAGAAGGATTGCGATAACTCATGAGAGGATTGGCATGGCTTATACGAAGTTGGTGCAATCACAATGCGCTACGAGAGAATGGACGAGTTGGTGAGGTTACCAAAGAGTTAAGTTTTGGGAAGGGAGAAAGTTTACAGTTGGTGGGAGAGCAGGTGTGTACACCTAGTAAATACCTAGTCAGTAAATATAATGTATTGTCCAAATCAAGAAAGAAAACGGTATGCATTAATGTTCTTTGTATTATTTTGAATGCGATAAGAAACATAGAGAAACCGTAGTTGAGACATGTCTCCCCTCTTCTATACGGAATCAAACTCGTTACGTATAAAAAAGTGTTAGGGTGCGGACCTGAATATGTAGTCCCTTACCGAACAGCAGATGCAAGTGCATTGGACAACATAGTTTTAAGCTACCTAAAATGATATCTGTACCAGGAGTATAAACGGGGAAAACAACTCCATGGTAATGTACAGAGAATGATGTATCACTCCCACGCAGGGATGAGCATGATCCGATTTAAACTAATTTTATGCTTAAATATAAATCGAATCGGTCCTAAACAATTTGATATTACTAGAAACTAAATCGAATCAATAGAAGattgaaatcaaatcaaaccaatatGATTTAAacggtttgatttgatttgatttaccaatttatattattattattatttttttattttattttgtgatTCATGAAAATTTGTTTCTTTTTCACATAAGAGTACCACGAAGagaatttatcaagtaaaatgaTTTAGATGGACATAAGATGTTGTCACTCAACAAAATGAAATTCGTAAACAAACACCATCATTAAAAACTAAGATAAAGACTTCAATACATTACAAAAAATAACAATCCAGTAAGTAAGTCACTTAGAGTCTCAGATTAATCAACACaaaatcaaattgataaataataccaTAAATTCAGAATTATTTTCTAATACATTAATACTCCAATATAAATAACACCCTAATCAAAATGACGTCGTTTTATAAAAACGGTCCGATTCCAAAATGATTTTATTTACTGACAAATTTGAaccaatccaaatttattttttatatatcaaaaaccaaccaaatcaaatcgaataaaattttaaaccaaatcaaatctatgGTTTGGTTCGGTTTTACCGGCTTGATTGGTTCAGATTCGACTTTTGCTCGCCCCTACTCCCACATGTAATAAGTCAAACTGGCATTTTTCTTTTTGCTGTGATCAAATCCAAAAAGGATTGTTACCACTGGGAGTTGATCTAACTATTGAGCTAATTGGTGCACTCGAGGGCGCGATGAGATGCTGCATGAATTGAGAGAGTTGGCTAGAGATTTTAATATGCCTTTTTAATTAGAGGATGACGGTCGTCGGGATCGCATGCAGTCATAGTTGGATCAATTGCACCCAATCAACGGtgaaaagaaagaaattatgatcgGATCTTCAATTCAACACCAGACCTAATCCTAAAACATCATATGTATGGTAACCTTCTTGTTAGAGAATGTTTGATAGAGAACCTTCCGATGCTTAAGTAACATAATTTTTCGAAAAATAATAAAGATGCTGTATAAgtggcaaaaaaataaaaactttataGCACAAAAATCTTAGAATACAGATTTTAGTTTTTAATCATAGATTTTTCACTTAGATTTTTCTAGAGTCTTTTTGGATCAGTGGGCGAGAGCCTGTACCAATCACTATGAAACCTAAGAACATGCAAATCAGCTGTTATGaataatctttcatatatttgatatatatggaATGATCTTCCGCATGCCAAGTTTTGCTTATCTCACATCCGTTTGCCATCCGAGGGCAATTATAGTCAGACGATGGGAGTTTTAGGCATCTACGTTCGTCCTTGGACCAGCCATATGATGAAAATTGATTGGTTGAGATGAAGGCTCCGTAGAAAGCACGTGATAAGTTATAATTGGTCATTCTATTATGTTCGTTGTGAGCAGTTTTGAAATGTATCAAGAGCTACATCCCAATATTGAATTTGCATTGTATTTTCTTAAATATTAACATAATAATGATCTGATTTATCTAATATGATGTCACCTTGGATGATGCACCATTTTTACTTGATGTTGATTGTTGAACCGTCAAGATGGATACTTGTATCCAGTTAAGGGACAGATTGCATCCTTGGTTCCAGAGAAGGATTCACACTCCTGCATTCCTTCGCATTAATCCATCATTGGATTGTGCAATAGTGGCTTTACGATCCGTGCAGATAAATTAATGAAGGAGTTTGCAAGATTTGAAATCTGTGCATGATGGAATCCAATGGTCAATatcgtaagaaaaaaaaaaaacaatcattcCTTCGCGCGAAAGATGCAACCCAAAATCCCCAATTTAGCATTCTGGAGGAGCTCCAAAGATCTTATACTTCGCACAGCACTTCCGGACCGGATAAACTGTTTTGGGTGGAAAAATCTCCCATTAAATTCCATTTGCAAGGAAAGTGACGAAGGAGAGCCAATCCTTTGGGTGGGCGCCCAACCCAACACAATCCTTTTGTCCGTCTCTTCTCTGGTACACGTCAGCACAACAAAAAGCGCAGGATCAATGCTACTCCAAGATAAGCTACAATTGGCACCAGAAGCCCACACGCGTAGGCCATGTCCTTCGAAGGGAAATAACTACTTCATAAACCCAATATTTGCCCCGTTTTTCATTTAAATAACAATGATGCCCTtgtatgaaaaaaaagaaaagcaggccAATATTCTTAATGgaattcaccaaaaaaaaaaactcaaatttaATGTGGCCCATAGATGTGATGATTCTCACAAATAAAACATTGATGGTGCAACGAGGTGCAAATGCATGACAgcttgattttttatttatttttttaattattaattatgatACCAGCCGCATATAATTAACTGTATTTAGCATCAATTCTATGAAAGTACtactctattttaaatttatttaatattgatAATATTAAGCTTACTAATTTTGTCATGATATCATGCATGTGAGGGAGAATCGAtagtatttaaataaaaaaaataaataaaatttagagtcTTTTTTAAACCTAAAAATCACATCATATAAATGGAACTTATGTTTTGAACATCTTACtactaaaatctttcaaatataatCGATAGTATGATATTTTGAACATCATTATAAAGGAGAATGGATGCTCGGTTTTCATAAATCTTCCTTTCTTGTTAACTTGTAGCTTAAGAATCCTTTTAATAAAGATAggtagatgtttttttttttttctaatataaaaataatttattttatacaattatatataatattcaaTGCATAATGGGACCATGGAACTTTAGGCTATGCACGGCCATTATATGATCTTTGTAAAAGTTTTACGGTGTTATTTAACAAGTATACAAACTCATCTTATTGGCCAAAACTTGTACATGCCTCCATTAACTATGAGACTAAAAGCTTAAAAAGAATGCTAACCTTTGGTATAactctaatattttttaatatatttaaccatttctttgtaggataaaattttatactatATTTGCTGTTAAATTATATCTTTAAACAAACTATTTGCATGTGCTGTTTTTTGGTTTAGTGTAATTTTTTTCAGAGATACTATTGGTAGcagctttttttattttatcgtgTTAATAGTTCATAGACTTCAAATTTCTATGCGAAAAGATGgatctatatatattttgttagAGCATTTTGATAAAACAAGATTATtatcaaactaaaaaaatatatatttatggtAGCCTTGTGAGATCATTTGGTTTGCTcatattttatattatgtataATAATGTACGACAACTAGAATAACAAAATGCATGGAAAAAATGAGATTTGAATGGAGACAACAAAATCTCTATAtgcaatattaatttaattggttTGATTGTCTTCTTTGTGCATTAAAAAACATCCAACTTTTTATCAATggaaaaaaaaactctaaaaaataaaaatatatatatggggaaaaaaaaaaaaaaacatgcaagAGGCTACTGGAGTAAATATGCACTCCTTGATGCCTTCCTATGAAGCGTAGAAGAGTCCCCAGAAGTATGCGTTTGAGCGCAGCTACATCCGACTAATTGCAGCCTCCCAAGTCAAAATACATGCCGTTCGTTTGTTAGCCGAAGGCGAGAGTGCGAGAGAAGAGAAAGCCCACCGAGATGGGGAGAGCCTTCGTCTACGTGATCCTCGGCGGAGGAGTCGCCGCCGGATACGCGGCGCTCGAGTTCGTCCGGCTAGGAATCTCCCACGGCGAGCTCTGCATCATCTCCGAGGAAACCGTCAGTCTCCCCTCGTTCCATCTTTTCCCGATTCGATTCCTGTTCTCATTACCTCAGCTGTTGGATCCTTGAAATTGTTCTACTTTGATGTCTTTACTGGGTTACtgattttgatctatttaacGGTGAATCTACCAATAAAATTGGATTTGTTTTATTTTGTGTTTGGAATTTTGGTGAACTGAATTACTTGAGAAGTTGATGATTTCGAAGGGTTTCGGTGTGAGATTTTGGATATAAGGAAGATGGGCACTTTTCTTTGTTGTGTTCGATGGGAATTTAATCTACTCAACAGTTGCTCGAACACCTGATAGCCTAGGTTTCTGTCTGCTTTTCTGGATTTGGTGAACGTAGGTTTGTTGAGAATTTGATACTTGAAGGGTTTTGTTGTGAGATTCTTGATTTAGGGAAATAGACTCTTGGGGTTATATGGCGAGTTTAATGTACAATTGCCTTCCGCGACGTGGATATGTTTCGGATTTTGTTCCCTTGATGATTGGGTGAACGAGTTGGAAGTCTAGAGTTGCTGCTCCTGATTAGACGAACTTTATCCGCGATAAGGATTAATGATTtgtctcttctttccttttcttttttcttttttctttcttgaagTTTTTGGATAATGGTTGGGACATAATAGTGATTTCCAACACTGTAATAATGATTGGGATTTTAATATTCATAGTATGTAATTCTTTTGGGTTCTCAATAAAAAAGATGTCATACTTTTGGTTAAAAAGAATAACAGTTAAGAGAATTAAGCTGTTGATTTGAGTCTGAGGTTTGATAAACTGTTAGTTTTCTAATCACGGAGACATTGCACAATATCACATGTTTAAACTGCTCAGAGATTCAGATGGTGGATCAGTGAAGTCGTGATATCCTACTTTAAGCATTCTAGTCATCATGGAATGCTAAGAAAGAGATGAGGGTCTCCATTGTTGCTTTGGAAAGCTGATTTTGATCTGTTTGATAAAAAGTTGACTTATCTTAATGATTTGGGGACCTTTATAAAGCTGTAATATGGAATTTTCAATTGtactgttttttctttctttttaaatgtAACATGTCCAAATGTCGGGCACCATTCGGATctatttgatttttctttaaGCCCTCTGAATATAGAATATTTTCCCTTAGCCAACTGCATTTTTATCAGAAAAAGcttagatgatgatgatgatagtgaTGGTTGTAGAAAATCAGCACATTGAAGCAAGTTATCCAGTGTTGTCAAAAAAGAAAAACCTAAATATTTAGAATGTTATATCTGCACATCCAAAGAGAAAAatggatctaaattttttcttttccatttcttTTCTGAAGTGGGGTAGGCTGGTGGGGAGCTGAGATATGGTAAATTTGTTTTTTTCCCCCAAATTTGGTAGAATTTATTTCTTTACTGTTTTAGGTTGTGATTCGGTAAAATGTTATTATGTTTATAAAGAGAGAAAATGATGAAAGCATCAAAGACCATGTGGTTGATTGATCTAACTACCATGCTTGATAATGTCACATTAACATTTATTGGCTACCAGTGCAGGAAAAGCTTAGAAGAACCTAGTGGTGACACTAGATTTGCAACTGTGATTCTGACCAAGTGTTTCATCCAAAtacaaaaatttttctattctatgTTTCGCTTTTGCGACTCCTTGAGAAATAACATGATATGTTTGTCTCCAAAGGTTTCGAATAATCATGAGCATTATTTTGGCTCGGCTTAGTTGGGAAGCAGTTCTAGTTTTTTGGTTCAAATTCAAGCAGATTAAGAATTTTCTGGCTGAACGTGGCACAATTTAGAGACTATGTTTTTAATCAGTTAAAGTTGGAACTTTTTTACCTACTTAAACTgaacctctttttttctttcttctttcttttttatggtacgGCCAGATCCAGTCTCTTGCTACCCATAACCAACTTCTTAAAAGCTAGTTAAAAGTTAAAACTCAGACACATGCATATCCAGCATATTCAGATTTAGTCAATTGTAGGTCCTCATGTTCACTTTTAAGTGCTCGATCCTTTTGCTAGCCAACTACTTTAATTCTATGCCTAATGCAGGAAGAATATGTAATTTTGGGTTAAAGCACTGCCCCAAGAAACCTCAAAGTGATTGGTTAGAGTCatctttttatttatatttgtttATTCATCTTCAAAGTCTCT is part of the Elaeis guineensis isolate ETL-2024a chromosome 15, EG11, whole genome shotgun sequence genome and harbors:
- the LOC105058741 gene encoding uncharacterized protein; its protein translation is METLGSTETLAEDSAKKPPESQNLGELVGPRVSKLPAGEALAPVPGAEAKTLGMGFPLKAGEAEEEVERHSFAVGDFVWGKIKSHPWWPGQVYDPSRASDHAKTVHRRDRSVLVSYFGDDTVAWRQPAQLRPLVPEFHRMVKQSSSKSFVGAVEDALGEIGRCLELELTCHCMPPEARPASARGQVGRAPVVNFAPLEFLEHLRHAARDVSVVDMLEGVMLKSWIMAFGKGWSHGMAGYYRRRGIMELVDKIDLDVPPGDLTDGKEEDEEEYWTTGSCAVKAPKISAEKSFRSRKKRSMAKLIAEMDLDAVEVSDGEEDKVKEKVELGKHKKKNEKEKGSKMEHSGVKADEESSLGRRERKKSKYLSPPYTYLSGNTKYLASPRSAETKTPRMSIDSSRALPPESPTILRCGSDTVQKEVEEDGMSSPIKVDSTSAHEILAEFLCTAVNPLHLKWNRLAKTIRGFFATYRSSMYSNGSEFAAYQKHQAESCRINGKTANKDVVDWRKSEGKRKQKKDGARGGPGPDSANHSEQGKVGKKRKTSTHFEAVVNLNKPQILDVPVGSKPARKYRKGKHGANGETIPNLCDEPPNSSEAAAKVGGQKMVRSKEVANGKSPVEPSHEFGGRSREGKSGQRGRKSKNVPNSLPVLDLDREVINGPNEGKYGRKRRKRNGNIYGNPAALQMKFAPGITLPSRDELVSTFSQYGVLIESETELLQETGSARVVFAKSTEAEKAFNSLDKTGIFGAPYATYSLRYLPAISSPPSSPIPVPKPPLPYIRKSLERMIYSLTGSSTPAKETGSSDGLKPEARDNLVGEMQGLLKKVNKMLNGPAAGTPS